One Rhipicephalus microplus isolate Deutch F79 chromosome 4, USDA_Rmic, whole genome shotgun sequence genomic window carries:
- the LOC142814353 gene encoding uncharacterized protein LOC142814353 produces the protein MPGCCVPQCSNHSRNGWKLYRFPRDPKRRLLWTVKIKRDKWQPTDTSHVCSAHFEENNYEQHRADGWKKLKPNAVPTLFTFKPLPKERKPPKERTVPAPSSNETKKSPPGLRQYPAAVKTTLETPQNHAVPESTRQGTSCYGHDTMEVDDAVVELSANTSDADSREVNAAAGETSNSTAESAELKKKLADLTRKYSELQQHHDTAKNTISGLKKKVQKLETEATNISQNMKFLNDDQVRALSRSSSLGNSWSPHTVKQGLQIKFACGTTGYETLRKMGYPLPSKRTLARRIQNLKFLPGVLHEVIDVMKCKAETMEDVEKDCVLFLDEMEIVPGFELDRAEDALLGGITLPPKPEEPAVHALVFMLGGLNQRWKQVIAYEFTGRNIDGGLLKNYVLELVQLCSQIYLRVHAITCDMGSANRAMWREFAFSSHRDSSTVCSIPHPCMDGKELFFIADPAHVLKNLRGQLLSSEVFTLSEATVAKHGLPSSQVNLEYVQAVLEEDSKRELKVAPNLSEMHTSAGHFTKMKVGVAVQLFREAPPAIRFLIKEGVLKQEAETTAWFMELISKWYALMSSRHPTLALSRRSRAKYSEALDTLHTAIETISTMKMGATSHWKPSQAGVLISTTVVLRLQDVLLGDEGYEFFLTSRLLQDCLENLFSVVRLMKPVPNACDLKCALRLVSVSQFLHTPRTTSYELDDREYLVDLLSQGKEACVEKEAQEIDDSEILFIEGLSSTECSILFYLGGFMLKGILTSVKCAKCKDALLGTANDEHASLTALKEYVSDGGNLIYPSKGVMKALIDYEEHFAAINSWCTDKVVTMKSPLRSLTAYLNKVHRRSLCVCAEHEDSIYRLLTERYARIRLRIHLRQVPVGSCNGHASKTCAGVNLS, from the exons atgcccggctgctgcgtgccgcagtgctcgaatcactcgagaaacggatggaagttgtaccggtttccaagagacccaaaaagaaggcttctttggaccgttaaaatcaaacgagacaagtggcaaccgactgatacgtcgcacgtatgcagc gctcactttgaagagaacaactatgagcaacatcgtgcggatggctggaagaagttgaaaccaaatgccgtcccaactttgttcacattcaaac cactgcctaaggaacgaaagccaccaaaagaaagaactgtgcctgcaccctccagcaacgagaccaagaaatctcctcctggtctgcgtcaatatccagctgcagttaaaactaccctagagaccccacaaaaccacgccgttcctgaatctacacggcaaggaacatcgtgttatgggcacgacaccatggaagttgacgacgccgttgttgaactgtcagcgaacactagtgatgcagattcaagagaagttaatgcagcggctggtgagacatcaaattctactgcagaatcagcagaactgaagaagaagcttgctgaccttacaagaaagtactctgaacttcagcaacatcatgacacagccaagaacaccattagtggtctcaagaaaaaagtgcaaaaactcgagactgaggcaacaaatatttcgcaaaatatgaaatttctcaacgacgatcaagtacgcgctctctcaaggagcagcagcttggggaactcttggtctccgcacactgtcaagcaaggccttcaaattaagtttgcttgtggaacaaccggatatgaaactttgagaaaaatgggatatcctctcccatccaaaagaacgctcgcacggaggattcaaaatttgaagtttctcccaggcgttcttcacgaagtgatagacgttatgaaatgcaaagccgagaccatggaggatgtagaaaaggactgcgtcctttttttggatgaaatggagatagtgccggggtttgagctagatcgggctgaagacgcacttctcggaggaataactcttcctccgaagcctgaagagcctgcggttcatgctctggtatttatgttgggcggacttaaccagcgatggaagcaggtgattgcatatgaatttaccggaagaaacatcgatggcggcttgctgaaaaactatgtgttggaactagtacagctgtgcagtcaaatatatctgagagttcacgcaatcacatgtgacatgggctcggcaaaccgcgcaatgtggagggaattcgccttttccagtcacagagattcttccacggtgtgctccatacctcatccgtgcatggacgggaaggaactttttttcattgctgatccggctcacgtcttgaagaacctcagaggccagctcttgagcTCAGAAGTTTTCACGTTGAGTGAGGCCACAGTTGCCAAACATGGCCTGCCTTCTTCACAAGTCAACTTGGAATATGTTCAGGCTGTGCTCGAAGAAGATTCTAAAAGAGAACTGAAGGTAGCCCCAAACTTATCCGAAATGCACACCAGCGCAGGCCACTTCACCAAAATGAAGGTTGGTGTCGCTGTACAACTTTTTCGGGAAGCTCCCCCAGCTATCAGATTCCTTATAAAGGAAGGAGTTCTTAAACAGGAAGCAGAAACAACAGCTTGGTTCATGGAGCTGATTTCAAAATGGTATGCACTGATGTCTTCGCGGCATCCAACACTGGCCCTGAGTCGGAGAAGTAGGGCTAAGTACTCCGAAGCCCTAGATACATTACACACAGCAATAGAAACCATCAGCACTATGAAAATGGGTGCCACATCCCATTGGAAACCGTCGCAAGCAGGTGTACTCATATCAACTACAGTTGTACTTCGCCTCCAAGACGTTCTTTTAGGAGACGAAGGCTATGAGTTTTTTCTTACGAGCAGGCTCCTGCAGGACTGCTTAGAGAACCTCTTTTCTGTGGTGCGGCTTATGAAGCCGGTTCCCAATGCCTGCGATCTCAAGTGCGCTCTGAGACTGGTGAgcgtaagccaatttttgcatacaccgaggacgaccagctacgagcttgatgacagggagtacctggtggaCCTGCTATCCCAGGGGAAGGAAGCCTGCGTCGAGAAGGAAGCTCAAGAAATCGATGATTCAGAGATTTTGTTCATCGAAGGATTGTCGTCCACAGAATGCAGTATTCTCTTTTACCTAGGAGGATTTATGTTGAAGGGAATTTTGACATCTGTGAAGTGCGCAAAATGCAAAGATGCTCTCCTTGGAACTGCCAACGACGAGCATGCTTCGCTGACAGCACTGAAAGAGTACGTTTCAGATGGAGGCAACCTCATTTACCCCAGCAAGGGAGTTATGAAAGCCTTGATAGACTATGAGGAGCATTTTGCTGCCATAAACTCTTGGTGCACGGACAAAGTAGTCACGATGAAGTCGCCGCTTCGTTCACTCACCGCATACCTAAACAAGGTGCACCGCCGCAGCTTGTGTGTATGCGCGGAGCACGAGGACAGTATATACCGACTGCTCACAGAGAGGTACGCAAGAATAAGGCTGCGCATTCACCTTCGGCAGGTTCCAGTCGGGAGTTGCAATGGACATGCAAGCAAAACATGTGCCGGCGTCAACCTCTCATGA